A portion of the Calliphora vicina chromosome 5, idCalVici1.1, whole genome shotgun sequence genome contains these proteins:
- the LOC135962004 gene encoding polyadenylate-binding protein 1-B-like, producing the protein MKCIILIVGVLAILALAQADDDAAQAPQSEPDSEQAPQAEEPQDDENENQHHHEHRHHHKRPSEQSPQSEEPQDDDNENQHHHEHKHHHKRPSEQSPQSEEAQDDDAENQNPHEHKHQHNRPSEQEPQSEEPQADKRPDGKPPKRTPVFGIGFDLNFGK; encoded by the exons atGAAGTGTATCATATTAATCGTGGGAGTTTTAGCCATCTTAGCTTTAGCTCAAGCTGat GATGACGCTGCTCAAGCTCCACAATCAGAACCGGATTCAGAACAAGCACCCCAAGCTGAAGAACCCCAGGACGATGAAAATGAAAACCAACATCATCACGAACACAGACATCATCACAAACGTCCATCAGAACAATCACCTCAATCTGAAGAACCTCAAGACGATGATAATGAAAACCAACATCATCACGAACACAAACATCATCACAAACGTCCATCAGAACAATCACCGCAATCTGAAGAAGCCCAGGACGATGATGCTGAAAACCAGAATCCTCACGAacacaaacatcagcacaaccGACCATCAGAACAAGAACCCCAATCTGAAGAACCACAAGCCGATAAACGTCCTGATGGTAAACCACCAAAACGTACACCAGTTTTCGGCATTGGATTCGATTTAAATTTCGGCAAATAG